One genomic window of Actinoplanes lobatus includes the following:
- a CDS encoding TOBE domain-containing protein, which yields MTVFQIGEAADLLGVSPDTMRRWVDAGRLAAGRDEHGRRVIDGVELAAFVRAQAAEPDGRSDESSARNRLRGIVTAVVKDTVMAQVDIQAGPFRLVSLMSREAVDELDLQVGSIAVAVIKSTTVVVERAPKGRH from the coding sequence GTGACGGTCTTTCAGATCGGGGAGGCGGCCGACCTGCTCGGGGTCAGTCCGGACACGATGCGCCGCTGGGTCGACGCCGGACGGCTCGCGGCGGGCCGGGACGAGCACGGGCGCCGGGTGATCGACGGGGTGGAGCTGGCCGCCTTCGTCCGCGCCCAGGCCGCCGAGCCGGACGGCCGCTCCGACGAGTCGTCCGCCCGCAACCGGCTGCGCGGCATCGTGACCGCGGTCGTCAAGGACACCGTGATGGCCCAGGTCGACATCCAGGCCGGCCCGTTCCGGCTGGTGTCGCTGATGAGCCGGGAGGCGGTCGACGAACTCGATCTCCAGGTGGGGTCGATCGCGGTCGCCGTCATCAAGTCGACGACCGTGGTGGTCGAGCGGGCTCCGAAGGGGCGTCATTGA
- a CDS encoding ABC transporter permease produces MRTRVPVPLLVPAILGLVFLILPLVGLLARTPWATLFERLTEPGVVAALRLSLLTSTVATVFCLTLGVPLAWLLARVEFPGRRLVRALITVPLVLPPVVGGIALLLALGRRGLVGQWLDQTFGISLPFTTAGVVVAESFVALPFLVIAVEGALRGADSRYEEAAATLGANRWTTFTHVTLPLVAPGIAAGAVLCWARALGEFGATITFAGNYPGITQTMPLAVYQTMESGDLEGAVVLSLILLIVSVAILAGLRDRWLTAP; encoded by the coding sequence TTGAGGACGCGCGTTCCCGTACCCCTGCTTGTTCCCGCGATCCTGGGTTTGGTCTTTCTGATCCTCCCGCTGGTGGGGCTGCTCGCCCGGACGCCGTGGGCCACCCTGTTCGAGCGGCTGACCGAGCCGGGCGTGGTGGCGGCGCTGCGGCTGTCGCTGCTCACCTCGACCGTGGCGACCGTCTTCTGCCTGACGCTCGGGGTGCCGCTGGCCTGGCTGCTGGCCCGGGTCGAGTTCCCCGGGCGGCGGCTGGTCCGGGCGCTGATCACCGTGCCGCTGGTGCTGCCGCCGGTGGTCGGGGGCATCGCGCTGCTGCTGGCGCTGGGCCGGCGCGGTCTGGTCGGGCAGTGGCTGGACCAGACGTTCGGGATCAGCCTGCCGTTCACCACGGCGGGTGTGGTGGTGGCCGAGTCGTTCGTGGCGCTGCCGTTCCTGGTCATCGCGGTCGAGGGGGCGCTGCGCGGCGCCGACAGCCGGTACGAGGAGGCCGCCGCGACACTCGGCGCGAACCGCTGGACGACCTTCACCCATGTGACGTTGCCGCTGGTGGCACCGGGGATCGCGGCCGGGGCGGTGCTCTGCTGGGCGCGGGCGCTGGGGGAGTTCGGCGCCACGATCACCTTCGCCGGGAACTATCCGGGGATCACGCAGACCATGCCGCTCGCGGTCTACCAGACCATGGAGAGCGGTGACCTGGAGGGCGCCGTCGTGCTCAGCCTGATCCTGCTGATCGTCTCGGTCGCCATCCTGGCCGGGCTGCGCGACCGCTGGCTGACCGCGCCATGA
- a CDS encoding class I SAM-dependent methyltransferase yields the protein MRDDDHWARYNSHQGDRPVREQCARAMSLAGPGAGRTAADLGCGAGVETSALLGAGWRVVAVDGEPGTHARLSRAAGDRQAMLTVRTTRFQDLPELPPTDLIYAGYSLPFQARTSFDRLWTVLRASLRPGGRIAVDLFGDHDSWAGDPDMRFLTEVEARGLFDGLVIEHWHERDEPGMAFSGPKHWHVFEVIALQPLGGDLQTGGAEAVDQRVTDPGRGGEHAAG from the coding sequence ATGCGCGACGACGACCACTGGGCCCGCTACAACTCCCATCAGGGTGACCGTCCGGTCCGTGAGCAGTGTGCCCGGGCCATGTCGCTGGCCGGGCCGGGCGCCGGCCGGACCGCCGCCGACCTCGGCTGCGGCGCCGGAGTGGAGACCTCGGCGTTGCTCGGCGCCGGCTGGCGGGTGGTCGCGGTCGACGGCGAGCCGGGCACCCATGCGCGCCTGTCCCGCGCCGCCGGGGACCGGCAGGCGATGCTGACGGTACGGACGACGCGCTTCCAGGACCTGCCGGAGCTACCGCCCACCGACCTGATCTACGCCGGGTACTCGCTGCCGTTCCAGGCCCGTACCTCGTTCGATCGGTTGTGGACGGTGCTCCGCGCCTCGCTGCGCCCCGGCGGCCGGATCGCCGTCGACCTCTTCGGCGACCACGACTCGTGGGCCGGCGACCCGGACATGAGGTTCCTCACCGAGGTCGAGGCGCGGGGCCTCTTCGACGGTCTGGTGATCGAGCACTGGCACGAGCGGGACGAGCCGGGCATGGCGTTCAGCGGGCCGAAGCACTGGCACGTCTTCGAGGTGATCGCCCTACAGCCGCTCGGCGGTGATCTCCAGACCGGCGGTGCGGAGGCGGTCGACCAGCGCGTCACCGATCCCGGTCGCGGGGGTGAGCACGCCGCCGGGTGA
- a CDS encoding DUF3500 domain-containing protein, whose amino-acid sequence MTNEIKPRRWRGAATVAAAVALLGAGIATANAATTGKGADNAPKAAAPQDPTRGRPGLPGLVNAADAFLATLTDAQKTEVLLDFTEENATAWSNLPCAGTCRPGIELGSLSAEQLAAAQAVLKAAAGTGQGTGFDQLQDIVAADDLLAEDSSGSIGGGGTSPSGAPAPSGAPPGDGSGGGPALTYGSGYYYLAFLGTPSVDGTWQLDFGGHHLATHLTYTKGRATSASPFFLGVEPISYTDDSGATVEAMKAQKTAMTALTAGLTEKQLATATLDQSFGDVLVGPGEDGQFPETKVGIPVKSLKPAQKKLVLAAIRPWVANADDATTQQLLKIYERELDQTFVAISGGTALDTHGDYVRIDGPSVWVEFICQTGVVYNDQIHYHTVYRDHTRDYGGEFDF is encoded by the coding sequence GTGACCAACGAGATCAAACCCCGGAGATGGCGGGGTGCGGCCACCGTGGCGGCCGCCGTCGCCCTGCTCGGCGCCGGCATCGCCACGGCGAACGCGGCCACCACCGGCAAAGGCGCGGACAACGCGCCAAAGGCGGCCGCACCCCAGGACCCGACCCGGGGCCGACCCGGTCTGCCCGGCCTGGTGAACGCGGCCGACGCGTTCCTCGCCACCCTGACCGACGCACAGAAGACGGAGGTCCTGCTCGACTTCACCGAGGAGAACGCGACCGCCTGGTCCAACCTGCCGTGCGCCGGCACCTGCCGGCCGGGCATCGAGCTCGGCAGCCTCAGCGCGGAGCAGCTCGCCGCCGCCCAGGCCGTCCTCAAGGCGGCCGCCGGCACCGGGCAGGGCACCGGCTTCGACCAGCTCCAGGACATCGTGGCGGCCGACGACCTGCTGGCCGAGGACTCCAGCGGCAGCATCGGCGGCGGGGGCACATCGCCCTCCGGAGCCCCGGCGCCGTCCGGCGCCCCGCCCGGGGACGGCAGCGGTGGCGGCCCGGCCCTCACCTACGGCAGCGGCTACTACTACCTGGCCTTCCTCGGCACCCCGTCGGTCGACGGCACCTGGCAGCTCGACTTCGGCGGCCACCACCTGGCCACCCACCTGACCTACACCAAGGGCCGGGCGACCAGCGCCAGCCCGTTCTTCCTCGGCGTCGAGCCGATCAGCTACACCGACGACTCGGGCGCCACCGTCGAGGCGATGAAGGCCCAGAAGACGGCGATGACCGCGCTCACCGCCGGCCTCACCGAGAAGCAGCTCGCCACCGCCACCCTCGACCAGTCCTTCGGTGACGTGCTGGTCGGCCCGGGTGAGGACGGCCAGTTCCCGGAGACCAAGGTCGGCATCCCGGTCAAGAGCCTCAAGCCCGCGCAGAAGAAGCTGGTCCTCGCGGCGATCCGGCCGTGGGTCGCGAACGCCGACGACGCGACCACCCAGCAACTGCTCAAGATCTACGAGAGGGAGCTGGACCAGACCTTCGTGGCGATCTCCGGCGGCACCGCCCTCGACACGCACGGCGACTACGTGCGCATCGACGGGCCGAGCGTCTGGGTCGAGTTCATCTGCCAGACCGGTGTCGTCTACAACGACCAGATCCACTACCACACGGTCTACCGCGACCACACCCGCGACTACGGCGGCGAGTTCGACTTCTAG
- a CDS encoding LysM peptidoglycan-binding domain-containing protein has product MVQTRKQFQRAVGLVAASLAGGMALAGPAAPAQASINWEAIANCESGGNWRINTGNGYYGGLQFSRSTWRAYGGGRYASTANRASKSEQIRVAERVLRGQGIRAWPHCGPRHGFRPAASRKTRVVRSFALRSSTTGTGGTYVVRRGDTLTQIAARNDVPGGWRALYRANAGVLDSPHRLVVGQRLKV; this is encoded by the coding sequence ATGGTTCAGACCAGGAAACAGTTCCAGCGGGCAGTCGGGCTCGTCGCCGCGAGCCTGGCCGGCGGCATGGCTCTAGCCGGGCCGGCCGCCCCCGCACAGGCCTCGATCAACTGGGAGGCCATCGCCAACTGCGAGTCCGGCGGCAACTGGCGCATCAACACCGGAAACGGGTACTACGGCGGTCTGCAGTTCAGTCGCAGCACCTGGCGCGCCTACGGCGGTGGCCGGTACGCGAGCACCGCGAACCGGGCCAGTAAATCCGAGCAGATCCGTGTCGCCGAGCGGGTGCTCCGCGGCCAGGGGATCAGGGCCTGGCCGCACTGCGGGCCCCGGCACGGCTTCCGGCCGGCCGCGTCCCGGAAGACCCGGGTCGTCCGGTCCTTCGCTCTCCGTTCCTCGACCACCGGCACCGGCGGCACCTACGTGGTACGCCGCGGCGACACGCTGACTCAGATCGCGGCCCGGAACGACGTCCCGGGCGGCTGGCGGGCCCTCTACCGGGCCAACGCGGGGGTCCTGGACAGCCCGCACCGGCTGGTCGTGGGGCAGCGCTTGAAGGTCTGA
- a CDS encoding saccharopine dehydrogenase family protein: MNDPQRELDVIVYGATGFVGVLTARHLAEHAPAGTRIALAGRSRAKLEKVAGELGVDWPILVADADDEPALTTMAERARVVLTTVGPYAKYGRPLARACAVTGTDYVDLTGEVLFARDSIDENHATAQRTGARIVHSCGFDSIPSDIGVHVLHAAVQADDAGELTDTTLVVTRARGGFSGGTIDSMRHQVDVMKKDRRLRRVGASPYSLSPDREAEPDLGRQPDMVTLPGSDVDTSVRGHLAPFVMASYNTRVVRRSNALRGWAYGRRFRYREAMRVNGPAAALILKAALNGLVIGFALPPARFLLDRILPAPGTGPNEAARRNGHFTLDIFTTTSSGARYHARVKATGDPGYAATAVMLGESALALALDRDRLPESPGGVLTPATGIGDALVDRLRTAGLEITAERL, from the coding sequence ATGAACGATCCACAACGCGAACTGGACGTCATCGTCTACGGCGCAACCGGTTTCGTCGGCGTGCTGACCGCGCGCCACCTGGCCGAACACGCGCCGGCCGGCACCCGGATCGCGCTGGCCGGACGCTCGCGCGCGAAGCTCGAGAAGGTCGCCGGTGAACTCGGCGTCGACTGGCCGATCCTGGTCGCCGACGCCGACGACGAACCGGCGCTGACCACGATGGCCGAGCGCGCCCGTGTGGTGCTGACGACCGTCGGCCCGTACGCGAAATACGGCCGCCCACTCGCCCGCGCGTGCGCCGTCACCGGCACCGACTACGTGGACCTCACCGGTGAGGTGCTGTTCGCCCGGGACAGCATCGACGAGAACCATGCGACCGCGCAGCGCACCGGCGCACGGATCGTGCACTCCTGCGGCTTCGATTCGATCCCGTCCGACATCGGCGTGCACGTCCTGCATGCGGCGGTGCAGGCGGACGATGCCGGGGAACTGACCGACACCACGCTCGTCGTGACCCGGGCGCGCGGCGGATTCAGCGGCGGCACCATCGACTCGATGCGGCACCAGGTCGACGTCATGAAGAAGGACCGCCGTCTGCGCCGGGTGGGCGCGAGCCCGTACTCGCTGAGCCCGGACCGGGAGGCGGAACCCGATCTCGGGCGCCAGCCGGACATGGTGACGCTGCCGGGCTCCGACGTGGACACGAGCGTGCGCGGTCACCTCGCGCCGTTCGTGATGGCGTCCTACAACACCCGGGTGGTCCGGCGCAGCAACGCACTGCGCGGCTGGGCGTACGGCCGCCGCTTCCGCTACCGCGAGGCGATGCGGGTGAACGGCCCGGCCGCCGCGCTGATCCTCAAGGCCGCGCTGAACGGCCTGGTGATCGGCTTCGCGCTGCCGCCGGCCCGGTTCCTGCTGGACCGGATCCTGCCGGCGCCGGGCACCGGGCCGAACGAGGCCGCGCGGCGCAACGGTCACTTCACCTTGGACATCTTCACCACGACCTCGTCGGGGGCGCGCTATCACGCGCGGGTCAAGGCCACAGGCGATCCGGGGTACGCGGCGACCGCCGTGATGCTCGGCGAATCCGCCCTGGCACTGGCCCTCGACCGGGACCGTCTTCCGGAGTCACCCGGCGGCGTGCTCACCCCCGCGACCGGGATCGGTGACGCGCTGGTCGACCGCCTCCGCACCGCCGGTCTGGAGATCACCGCCGAGCGGCTGTAG
- a CDS encoding ABC transporter ATP-binding protein: protein MSLLDARLVAERGAFRLDIGLRIEPGETVALLGPNGAGKTTALRALAGLTPLSGGHLTLDGEDLRGTPTERRPIGVVFQDYLLFPHLSARDNVAFGPRRHGLDRRAAHAVADRWLDRVGLAEHGRRKPRQLSGGQAQRVALARALAVDPVLLLLDEPLAALDARTRLETRGELRRHLAEHPGATLIVTHDPLDALVLADRLVIVEQGRVVQEGDAATITARPRTDYVARLVGLNLYRGRGDGHTVELSDGFVLTSTDIVHGDAFVAFPPAAVALHPHQPDGSPRNTWPAVLTDVQQHGDSLRVRLDGPISVAADITPAAAAQMGLTPGQELWVAVKAAETRAYPASG from the coding sequence ATGAGTCTCCTGGACGCGCGTCTCGTCGCCGAGCGCGGCGCCTTCCGGCTGGACATCGGGCTGCGGATCGAGCCGGGCGAGACGGTCGCGCTGCTCGGCCCGAACGGCGCGGGAAAGACCACGGCGCTGCGCGCGCTCGCCGGCCTGACCCCACTCTCCGGCGGTCACCTCACCCTCGACGGCGAGGATTTACGGGGTACGCCCACCGAGCGCCGCCCGATCGGGGTGGTGTTCCAGGACTACCTGCTGTTCCCGCACCTCAGCGCCCGGGACAACGTGGCGTTCGGCCCGCGCCGGCACGGTCTGGACCGGCGGGCCGCGCACGCCGTGGCGGACCGCTGGCTGGACCGGGTCGGGCTGGCCGAGCACGGCCGCCGCAAACCGAGGCAGCTCTCCGGCGGGCAGGCGCAGCGGGTGGCGCTGGCCCGGGCGCTGGCCGTCGACCCGGTCCTGCTGCTGCTCGACGAGCCGCTCGCCGCCCTGGACGCCCGGACCCGGCTGGAGACCCGCGGCGAGTTGCGCCGGCACCTGGCCGAGCACCCGGGCGCCACGCTGATCGTCACGCACGATCCGCTGGACGCCCTGGTCCTGGCCGACCGGCTGGTCATCGTCGAGCAGGGCCGGGTGGTGCAGGAGGGCGATGCGGCGACCATCACGGCCCGCCCGCGTACCGATTACGTGGCCCGGCTCGTGGGACTCAACCTGTACCGCGGCCGGGGCGACGGGCACACCGTCGAACTGTCCGACGGGTTCGTTCTGACCAGCACCGACATCGTGCACGGCGACGCCTTCGTGGCCTTCCCGCCGGCCGCGGTCGCCCTGCACCCGCACCAGCCGGACGGGAGCCCGCGCAACACCTGGCCGGCCGTGCTCACCGACGTCCAGCAGCACGGCGACAGCCTGCGGGTACGCCTGGACGGCCCGATCTCGGTGGCCGCCGACATCACGCCTGCGGCCGCCGCGCAGATGGGTCTCACCCCCGGGCAGGAGCTGTGGGTGGCGGTCAAGGCGGCGGAGACCCGCGCATACCCCGCCTCCGGATAA
- the katG gene encoding catalase/peroxidase HPI, which yields MADELAAQERLESKAAQGGCPVAHGGSGSHGGRTNRDWWPNQLDLSALHHNPPAHNPLGGDFDYAAAFKSLDLAALKADIAAIMTESQDWWPADFGHYGPLMIRMAWHSAGTYRTFDGRGGAGGGEQRFAPLNSWPDNGNLDKARLLLWPVKKKYGKNISWADLMILAGNVALENMGFETFGFGGGRADVWEPEDINWGSEDTWLGDNRYSGDRDLAKPLGAVQMGLIYVNPEGPNGNPDPLASARDIRDTFGRMGMNDEETVALIAGGHTFGKTHGAGPAEHVGPEPEAAPIEAQGTGWKSSYGTGVGADAITSGLEVTWTYHPTRWDNEFFHILFAYEWELTQSPAGAHQWRPKNGAGSDLVPHAFDPAKRQEPRMLTSDLALRFDPVYGPISKRFHDDPEEFGRAFAKAWFKLTHRDMGPISRYLGAEVPSEPLIWQDPLPAVDHELVGAAEVASLKAAVLASSLSVSELVATAWASASTFRGTDKRGGANGARIRLAPQNQWEANDPAQLSKVLGVLEGIRAEFNAAGGATKISLADLIVLAGTAAVEKAAKDGGFDIEVPFTPGRTDATEEQTDAESFAVLEPTHDGFRNYLAKGHRRPTEALLVDKAQLLTLTAPELTVLVGGLRVLGANAGGSQHGVFTATPGVLTNDFFANLLDFGLTWSATDSEGETFEGRDRRTGEVRWTATRADLIFGSNSILRAQAEVYGSDDAKEKLVTDFVEAWIKVMNLDRFDLA from the coding sequence GTGGCAGACGAACTCGCCGCCCAGGAACGACTCGAGAGCAAGGCCGCCCAGGGAGGCTGCCCGGTCGCGCACGGCGGCTCCGGCTCCCACGGCGGCCGGACGAACCGCGACTGGTGGCCCAACCAGCTCGACCTGAGCGCCCTGCACCACAACCCGCCGGCGCACAACCCGCTGGGTGGTGACTTCGACTACGCCGCGGCGTTCAAGAGCCTCGACCTGGCGGCTCTGAAGGCGGACATCGCCGCGATCATGACCGAGTCGCAGGACTGGTGGCCGGCCGACTTCGGTCACTACGGCCCGCTCATGATCCGGATGGCCTGGCACAGCGCCGGCACCTACCGGACCTTCGACGGCCGCGGCGGCGCGGGCGGCGGCGAGCAGCGCTTCGCCCCGCTGAACAGCTGGCCGGACAACGGCAACCTGGACAAGGCCCGCCTGCTGCTCTGGCCGGTCAAGAAGAAGTACGGCAAGAACATCTCGTGGGCCGACCTGATGATCCTGGCCGGCAACGTGGCCCTGGAGAACATGGGCTTCGAGACCTTCGGCTTCGGCGGCGGCCGCGCGGACGTCTGGGAGCCCGAGGACATCAACTGGGGTTCCGAGGACACCTGGCTGGGCGACAACCGCTACAGCGGCGACCGTGATCTGGCCAAGCCGCTCGGCGCCGTCCAGATGGGCCTGATCTACGTCAACCCGGAGGGCCCGAACGGCAACCCGGACCCGCTGGCCTCGGCCCGCGACATCCGCGACACGTTCGGCCGGATGGGCATGAACGACGAGGAGACCGTGGCGCTCATCGCCGGCGGTCACACCTTCGGCAAGACCCACGGCGCCGGCCCGGCCGAACACGTCGGCCCGGAGCCGGAGGCCGCCCCGATCGAGGCGCAGGGCACGGGCTGGAAGAGCAGCTACGGCACCGGCGTGGGCGCCGACGCGATCACCAGTGGTCTGGAGGTCACCTGGACCTACCACCCGACCCGCTGGGACAACGAGTTCTTCCACATCCTCTTCGCGTACGAGTGGGAGCTCACCCAGTCGCCGGCCGGCGCGCACCAGTGGCGCCCGAAGAACGGCGCCGGCTCCGACCTGGTGCCGCACGCGTTCGACCCGGCGAAGCGGCAGGAGCCGCGGATGCTGACCTCGGACCTGGCGCTGCGGTTCGACCCGGTCTACGGCCCGATCTCGAAGCGGTTCCACGACGACCCGGAGGAGTTCGGCCGGGCCTTCGCCAAGGCCTGGTTCAAGCTGACCCACCGTGACATGGGCCCGATCTCCCGCTACCTCGGCGCGGAGGTCCCGTCCGAGCCGCTGATCTGGCAGGACCCGCTGCCGGCCGTAGACCACGAGCTGGTCGGCGCGGCGGAGGTCGCCTCGCTGAAGGCCGCGGTCCTCGCCTCCAGCCTGTCGGTCTCCGAGCTGGTCGCGACCGCGTGGGCGTCGGCGTCGACGTTCCGTGGCACCGACAAGCGCGGTGGCGCGAACGGCGCCCGGATCCGCCTGGCCCCGCAGAACCAGTGGGAGGCCAACGACCCGGCGCAGCTCAGCAAGGTGCTGGGCGTGCTCGAGGGCATCCGGGCCGAGTTCAACGCGGCCGGTGGCGCCACGAAGATCTCGCTGGCCGACCTGATCGTGCTGGCCGGCACGGCCGCCGTGGAGAAGGCCGCCAAGGACGGCGGTTTCGACATCGAGGTGCCGTTCACCCCGGGCCGTACCGACGCGACCGAGGAGCAGACCGACGCCGAGTCGTTCGCGGTTCTGGAGCCGACCCACGACGGTTTCCGCAACTACCTCGCGAAGGGCCACCGCCGCCCCACCGAGGCGCTGCTGGTCGACAAGGCGCAGCTGCTCACGCTGACCGCGCCGGAGCTGACCGTGCTGGTCGGCGGCCTGCGGGTGCTCGGCGCGAACGCCGGTGGCTCGCAGCACGGTGTCTTCACCGCGACGCCGGGCGTGCTGACCAACGACTTCTTCGCCAACCTGCTCGACTTCGGCCTCACCTGGTCGGCCACCGACTCCGAGGGCGAGACCTTCGAGGGTCGCGACCGCCGGACCGGCGAGGTCAGGTGGACCGCCACCCGGGCTGACCTGATCTTCGGCTCGAACTCGATCCTGCGCGCGCAGGCCGAGGTCTACGGCAGCGACGACGCCAAGGAGAAGCTGGTCACCGACTTCGTCGAGGCGTGGATCAAGGTCATGAACCTGGACCGGTTCGACCTGGCCTGA
- a CDS encoding GNAT family N-acetyltransferase, which produces MTVSPLPYPLRLAGSGVVLREWRPEDLDDLVALLDEPDIARWTLMPSPFDVESGLAYLRRAHQGRVGGSRIQLAITTDGGSPLGEVLLFNVRSELHEAELGYLVGRPYRRRGLASAALSLLTGYAFDTLGLRRLLLRIDRGNTASMSVARRCGYRPAAEPPIQQAGPYGPTVLDTWEYVEGRPGTQQDRRRNVASRRYGRR; this is translated from the coding sequence GTGACCGTCAGCCCGTTGCCATACCCGCTCAGGCTGGCGGGTAGCGGTGTCGTGCTGCGCGAATGGCGCCCTGAGGACCTCGACGACCTGGTCGCCCTGCTGGACGAACCGGACATCGCCCGCTGGACGCTGATGCCGTCACCGTTCGATGTGGAGTCCGGGCTCGCGTACCTGCGGCGGGCCCACCAGGGCCGGGTCGGCGGCAGCCGGATCCAGCTCGCGATCACCACCGACGGCGGGTCGCCACTCGGTGAGGTGCTGCTGTTCAACGTGCGGTCCGAACTGCACGAGGCGGAGCTGGGCTATCTGGTCGGGCGGCCGTACCGGCGGCGGGGCCTGGCATCGGCCGCGCTCTCGCTGCTCACCGGGTACGCGTTCGACACCCTGGGACTGCGGCGGCTGCTGTTACGGATCGACCGCGGCAACACGGCGAGCATGTCGGTGGCGCGCCGCTGCGGCTACCGTCCGGCCGCCGAGCCGCCGATCCAGCAGGCCGGCCCGTACGGGCCGACCGTGCTGGACACCTGGGAGTACGTCGAGGGCCGCCCCGGAACCCAGCAGGACCGCCGGAGGAACGTGGCGTCCCGGCGGTACGGCCGACGGTGA